The following are encoded together in the Corynebacterium jeikeium genome:
- the pyrE gene encoding orotate phosphoribosyltransferase, whose amino-acid sequence MIDESKKQRLAELVKELAVVHGRVTLSSGKEADYYVDLRRATLHHEASPLIGELLRELTADWGYAHVGGLTLGADPVATAIMHADGNPIDAFVVRKEAKKHGMQRRIEGPDIEGKRVLIVEDTTTTGNSPLTAVAAAREAGATVVGVATVVDRATGAKDVIEAEGVEYRSLLGLSDLGLS is encoded by the coding sequence ATGATCGATGAATCCAAGAAGCAGCGCCTCGCTGAGCTCGTAAAGGAGCTGGCGGTGGTGCACGGGCGCGTGACCCTTTCCTCCGGCAAGGAGGCTGACTACTACGTCGACCTGCGCCGTGCGACCCTGCATCACGAGGCATCGCCGCTGATCGGCGAGCTGCTGCGCGAGCTGACCGCCGATTGGGGCTATGCACACGTCGGCGGGCTGACCCTGGGTGCGGACCCGGTGGCGACGGCGATTATGCATGCAGACGGCAACCCTATCGACGCCTTTGTAGTGCGCAAGGAAGCCAAGAAGCACGGCATGCAGCGCCGCATCGAAGGCCCGGATATTGAGGGCAAGCGGGTGCTCATCGTCGAGGACACGACCACCACGGGTAACTCCCCGCTGACCGCCGTCGCCGCTGCCCGCGAGGCTGGCGCGACTGTCGTTGGCGTGGCCACCGTCGTGGATCGCGCGACCGGCGCTAAGGATGTTATTGAGGCCGAGGGAGTCGAGTACCGCTCGCTGTTGGGCCTGTCCGACCTGGGTCTTTCCTAG
- a CDS encoding TrmH family RNA methyltransferase, translating to MTPTSPEPHDKPGPTEWLEHPRGVRSWEEEHPDQPRPTDARFDPELLDAGDRRNVVDAYRYWKQSAIIADIDTRRHALHIAIENFENDSNIGTVVRTANAFAVDTVHIVGRRRWNRRGAMVTDRYQHLQHHATVGEVLEFAAREGLVVVAVDNTPGCVPLETAELPERCLLLFGQEGPGVTQEAQDAARMTVSIAQFGSTRSINAGVAAGIAMHAWIRQHADLSQAW from the coding sequence ATGACGCCCACCTCCCCCGAACCACACGATAAACCCGGACCGACGGAGTGGCTGGAGCATCCCCGTGGGGTGCGTAGCTGGGAAGAAGAACACCCCGACCAGCCCCGCCCGACGGATGCGCGCTTCGACCCTGAGCTGCTGGATGCCGGGGATAGGCGCAACGTGGTGGATGCTTACCGATATTGGAAGCAGTCCGCGATCATTGCGGATATTGATACCCGTCGGCATGCGCTGCACATTGCCATTGAGAACTTCGAAAACGACTCGAACATTGGCACCGTCGTGCGCACTGCGAATGCCTTCGCGGTGGATACCGTGCACATTGTTGGGCGGCGGCGTTGGAACCGGCGCGGGGCGATGGTTACTGACCGCTACCAGCACTTACAGCACCATGCGACGGTGGGAGAGGTGCTGGAATTCGCTGCCCGGGAAGGGCTCGTAGTGGTGGCGGTGGATAACACCCCGGGGTGCGTGCCGCTGGAAACCGCGGAACTGCCGGAGCGCTGCCTGCTGCTGTTTGGCCAGGAGGGGCCGGGCGTGACCCAGGAGGCGCAGGATGCTGCGCGGATGACGGTCTCTATTGCTCAGTTCGGGTCGACGCGGTCCATTAACGCCGGTGTGGCGGCGGGGATTGCGATGCATGCGTGGATCCGCCAGCACGCGGACCTGTCTCAGGCCTGGTAA
- a CDS encoding glycoside hydrolase family 76 protein: MFNLPGNRKRGSKSSQVEDISAAPQESAEGAAGQAAGAAEQAEAAEASPAESPNPNQELIERWDHRADLSYQAVHERHASRLWGIPRTTLGVIAWPPTTRDRMFVRWHYWWQAHYIDNLIDAAIRRPTHSRIFAIRRHLRAMRIRNLRPLTANHYYDDKAWLALALQRVANTPKIQAKLGTPRELEPLVENIFEGVDSLTGVLPWRTQETFYNVPTNGPAAILAARNGDIETAERLIDWTFDNLINEDGLVMDGIHMRMAGPEPVTAVHPYCQGVMLGACVELALARRRAAGVEDRTVSDVGVKEITRIHGLLRAIEVHLTDRDGAINARTAGGDGGLFNGILARYLSLVVECVPTPGRHGTEAVAIARRIVLATAEQVWRFRLEVDGLPVFSADWSKDATMPQAGGLVGATIAGAVASSDIAERDLSVQLSGWMLMEAAARTIAAE; the protein is encoded by the coding sequence GTGTTTAATCTTCCCGGCAATAGGAAGCGGGGTAGCAAGTCGTCGCAGGTAGAAGACATTTCTGCGGCGCCGCAGGAATCTGCGGAGGGGGCGGCTGGGCAGGCAGCAGGGGCAGCCGAGCAGGCTGAGGCAGCCGAAGCCTCGCCAGCAGAATCCCCCAACCCCAACCAGGAGCTCATCGAACGCTGGGATCACCGCGCGGACCTCTCCTACCAGGCGGTTCACGAGCGCCACGCCAGCCGCCTCTGGGGTATCCCGCGCACCACGCTGGGAGTTATCGCCTGGCCGCCGACCACTCGCGACCGCATGTTCGTCCGCTGGCACTACTGGTGGCAAGCTCATTACATCGACAACCTCATCGATGCCGCCATCCGCCGCCCCACCCACTCCCGGATTTTCGCCATCCGCCGGCACCTCCGCGCCATGCGCATCCGCAATCTCCGCCCCTTGACCGCCAACCACTACTACGACGACAAAGCGTGGCTGGCTCTGGCCCTGCAGCGGGTGGCGAACACTCCGAAGATCCAGGCAAAACTCGGCACGCCCCGCGAGCTGGAACCCCTGGTGGAGAACATTTTCGAGGGCGTGGATAGCCTCACGGGTGTGCTGCCGTGGCGCACGCAGGAGACTTTCTACAACGTCCCCACCAACGGCCCCGCCGCCATCCTGGCCGCCCGCAATGGCGATATCGAGACGGCGGAGCGCCTGATCGACTGGACCTTCGACAACCTCATCAACGAAGACGGCCTGGTTATGGACGGTATTCACATGCGGATGGCCGGCCCGGAGCCCGTCACGGCGGTGCATCCTTATTGTCAGGGTGTGATGCTCGGCGCTTGTGTGGAGCTCGCCCTCGCGCGCAGGCGTGCGGCTGGGGTGGAGGACCGCACGGTTTCAGATGTGGGCGTCAAAGAAATAACCCGCATCCATGGCCTGCTCCGCGCGATCGAGGTGCACCTTACCGACCGCGACGGTGCGATCAATGCGCGCACTGCGGGCGGTGATGGCGGACTGTTTAATGGCATTCTTGCGCGCTATCTTTCTCTTGTTGTTGAGTGCGTGCCGACGCCAGGTCGGCACGGCACGGAGGCGGTGGCCATAGCTCGGCGGATTGTGTTGGCGACAGCCGAGCAGGTGTGGCGCTTCCGCCTGGAGGTTGATGGGCTGCCGGTGTTCTCTGCCGATTGGTCGAAGGATGCGACGATGCCGCAGGCCGGTGGTCTGGTGGGCGCGACGATTGCGGGGGCGGTAGCGAGCTCCGATATTGCGGAGCGGGATCTATCCGTCCAGCTTTCCGGGTGGATGCTGATGGAGGCGGCGGCGCGCACCATCGCGGCGGAGTGA
- the fbaA gene encoding class II fructose-bisphosphate aldolase, which produces MPIATPDVYRDMLDNAKENGFAYPAINCTSSETINAALKGFADAESDGIIQFSTGGAQFGSGLAVKNMVAGAEALAAFAHQAAKHYGVNVALHTDHCQKEVLDEYVRPLMEISRKRVEAGENPLFQSHMWDGSAIPIDENLEIAKDLLADAQKANIILEVEIGVVGGEEDGVEAKAGANLYTTEEDFAKTVDALGTGEHGRYLLAATFGNVHGVYKPGNVKLRPEVLDMGQKVAEKKLGLSEGSNPFDFVFHGGSGSEKEKIEEALRYGVIKMNVDTDTQYAFTNPVARHMFTNFDGVLKIDGEVGNKKVYDPRSYLKKAEEAMSVRVVEACNDLHSAGTSVAK; this is translated from the coding sequence ATGCCTATTGCAACCCCCGACGTCTACCGCGACATGCTGGATAATGCGAAGGAGAACGGCTTCGCATACCCCGCCATCAACTGCACCTCTTCCGAGACCATCAATGCTGCTCTGAAGGGCTTTGCGGATGCGGAGTCCGACGGCATCATCCAGTTCTCCACCGGTGGTGCCCAGTTCGGTTCCGGCCTGGCCGTGAAGAACATGGTTGCAGGTGCGGAGGCCCTGGCTGCGTTTGCTCACCAGGCTGCTAAGCACTACGGCGTGAACGTTGCTCTGCACACCGACCACTGCCAGAAGGAAGTTCTGGACGAGTACGTCCGCCCGCTGATGGAGATCTCCCGCAAGCGCGTGGAGGCCGGCGAGAACCCGCTGTTCCAGTCCCACATGTGGGACGGCTCCGCTATCCCGATCGACGAGAACCTGGAGATCGCTAAGGATCTGCTGGCTGACGCGCAGAAGGCCAACATCATCCTCGAAGTGGAGATCGGCGTTGTCGGTGGCGAGGAAGACGGCGTGGAGGCCAAGGCCGGCGCTAACCTGTACACCACCGAAGAGGACTTCGCTAAGACCGTTGATGCTCTGGGCACCGGCGAGCACGGCCGCTACCTGCTGGCCGCTACCTTCGGCAACGTCCACGGCGTGTACAAGCCGGGCAACGTGAAGCTGCGCCCGGAGGTTCTGGACATGGGCCAGAAGGTTGCAGAGAAGAAGCTGGGACTTTCTGAGGGCTCCAACCCGTTCGACTTCGTCTTCCACGGCGGCTCCGGCTCCGAGAAGGAGAAGATCGAGGAGGCCCTGCGTTACGGCGTGATCAAGATGAACGTGGATACGGACACCCAGTACGCCTTCACCAACCCGGTTGCCCGCCACATGTTCACCAACTTCGACGGCGTGCTGAAGATCGACGGCGAGGTCGGCAACAAGAAGGTTTACGACCCGCGCTCCTACCTGAAGAAGGCTGAGGAGGCCATGTCCGTCCGCGTGGTGGAGGCCTGCAACGACCTGCACTCCGCTGGCACTTCCGTCGCTAAGTAG
- a CDS encoding DUF3151 domain-containing protein → MAEQIRHSRDLFGAEHPEVRLPQELASSIPVEGAAGAGGGASTAQSRESLEAAVSENLKDSGAWAALAEVLLAEGQPVQAYACARTGYHRGLDALRGNGWRGTGPVPWNHEPNQGVLRAIGALVQTARALGEDDEVVRCLNLLHDCDPAAAPALGLDGSGKKAESKPITEPGATPPAEG, encoded by the coding sequence ATGGCAGAACAGATTCGTCACAGTCGAGATCTCTTCGGCGCGGAGCACCCGGAGGTGCGCCTGCCGCAGGAGCTGGCAAGCTCCATTCCGGTGGAAGGTGCTGCAGGTGCTGGCGGTGGTGCAAGTACTGCACAGTCGCGTGAGTCGCTGGAGGCCGCGGTCTCGGAGAACCTGAAGGATTCCGGCGCATGGGCTGCCTTGGCCGAGGTGCTGCTGGCCGAAGGTCAGCCCGTGCAGGCCTACGCCTGCGCCCGCACCGGCTACCACCGTGGCCTGGACGCCCTGCGTGGAAACGGTTGGCGCGGCACCGGCCCGGTCCCGTGGAACCACGAGCCGAACCAGGGTGTGCTCCGCGCTATCGGCGCGCTGGTGCAGACCGCCCGCGCTCTCGGCGAGGACGATGAGGTCGTGCGCTGCCTGAACCTGCTACACGACTGCGACCCGGCGGCAGCCCCAGCCCTGGGGCTGGACGGCTCCGGCAAGAAGGCCGAGTCCAAGCCCATCACCGAACCCGGCGCCACCCCGCCCGCCGAGGGCTAA
- a CDS encoding endonuclease/exonuclease/phosphatase family protein gives MNQRRSFSLPAPSRGVNRNLCIVTLVVAILWMSSILWPAEPTAGWPFVAEMQASAWVAGVLAAAGIGILRSVRRAALCAVLALLAVLIVPRVPAPNFSDATNPTRVFSLNTYWGKADDKRIARAIDELKPDVVFLLETNTEEVASVADKTGYLPMTQPRPGNDRADNVVALVSASYKEETGAHGNMVRGLTRFQTPRVNAPLHGNSEFVGVHAVAPAKDDRPAWERDLANLSEWANSRRHLVLAGDFNATRSHPRYRDFELSDCTGHLAHTPTWPAVFPVIRLDHIMTTGECLGGGTKRILGTDHLAVWADVTT, from the coding sequence ATGAACCAACGCCGTTCTTTCTCTCTGCCAGCCCCGAGCCGCGGAGTGAACCGGAACCTCTGCATCGTCACGCTAGTCGTGGCGATACTTTGGATGTCCAGCATCCTCTGGCCCGCAGAACCCACAGCCGGCTGGCCTTTCGTGGCCGAAATGCAGGCCAGTGCGTGGGTCGCCGGTGTGCTCGCCGCGGCGGGTATCGGCATCCTCCGTTCGGTACGCCGCGCGGCGCTATGCGCGGTACTGGCTCTGCTGGCGGTCTTGATCGTCCCGCGCGTACCGGCGCCCAATTTTTCGGACGCCACCAACCCGACCCGCGTATTCTCCCTGAACACCTACTGGGGCAAGGCCGACGATAAGCGGATTGCCCGCGCGATCGACGAGCTCAAACCCGATGTGGTCTTCCTCCTGGAGACTAATACGGAGGAAGTCGCGAGCGTGGCGGACAAGACCGGCTATCTCCCTATGACCCAGCCGCGACCTGGCAACGATCGGGCGGATAATGTTGTGGCGCTCGTGTCGGCGTCATATAAAGAAGAAACAGGGGCGCACGGCAACATGGTCCGTGGGCTTACTCGCTTCCAGACTCCGCGCGTGAACGCACCGCTGCACGGCAACAGCGAGTTCGTGGGCGTGCATGCGGTAGCGCCGGCGAAGGACGACCGCCCGGCGTGGGAGCGCGACCTAGCGAACCTTAGCGAGTGGGCGAACTCCCGGCGCCACCTGGTGCTGGCCGGCGACTTCAACGCAACGCGCAGCCATCCGCGCTATCGCGACTTCGAGCTCAGCGACTGCACGGGGCACCTGGCGCACACTCCAACGTGGCCGGCGGTGTTCCCGGTGATTCGGCTAGACCACATCATGACCACCGGCGAGTGCCTGGGTGGCGGCACGAAGCGGATTCTGGGTACTGACCATCTGGCCGTGTGGGCGGACGTAACCACCTAA
- a CDS encoding FUSC family protein has product MAEPQPRPRTAKEMWGEPANRLRPGVRAAARNLRRIAPVQGAIRVREGIVFAIQCAIGAGLALLIAEQIFDHQQAFFAPIAAVLSLGVSAGKRLRRGFELVLGASVGVGIGDLVISNIGSGYWQVSVVVLFAIMVATFVDKSVSVAFQAASSAVLVATILPPGSSGSWDRMIDALIGGVIGILVLALVPNSPLRPARREVSTLISKASLVLDDVAQGMEERDTAKITKALEIARGTQTYVNALLTNVGGGSEVVAVSPIYWTARRHAKSMNRILVPVDNVMRNTRVLARRAEIMMLDEVEPPEEMIELMRGISNELGQLGALFAEGGTRGTRDEAVEIPEIVRALQKLAAEADLAIAEGTGLSGTVVLAQCRSIIVDALQVCGYSRESAMAFLRPTVDRPWQPPEVWDDLEE; this is encoded by the coding sequence ATGGCAGAACCACAACCGCGGCCCCGGACCGCGAAAGAGATGTGGGGCGAGCCGGCCAACCGCCTGCGCCCCGGAGTGCGCGCCGCAGCCCGGAACCTGCGCCGTATCGCGCCGGTGCAGGGTGCAATCCGCGTGCGCGAGGGGATAGTCTTCGCCATCCAGTGCGCTATCGGCGCGGGCCTGGCGCTGCTCATCGCGGAGCAGATTTTCGACCACCAGCAGGCTTTCTTCGCGCCCATCGCGGCGGTGCTGAGCCTGGGTGTGAGCGCCGGCAAGCGCTTGCGGCGTGGCTTCGAGCTGGTGCTCGGCGCCTCCGTGGGCGTGGGCATCGGAGACCTGGTGATCAGCAACATTGGTAGCGGATACTGGCAGGTCTCCGTGGTGGTGCTGTTCGCCATCATGGTGGCGACGTTCGTGGATAAATCGGTCTCCGTGGCTTTCCAGGCTGCAAGTTCCGCGGTGCTGGTGGCGACGATCCTGCCGCCGGGGTCTTCCGGTTCGTGGGACCGCATGATCGATGCGCTGATCGGTGGTGTGATCGGCATTTTGGTGCTGGCGCTGGTGCCTAACTCGCCGCTGCGTCCGGCTAGGCGGGAGGTCTCCACGCTGATCTCGAAGGCTTCGCTGGTGCTGGACGATGTGGCGCAGGGGATGGAGGAGCGCGACACGGCGAAGATCACCAAGGCTCTGGAGATCGCCCGCGGCACTCAGACATACGTGAATGCGCTGCTGACGAACGTGGGCGGCGGGTCGGAGGTTGTGGCTGTTTCGCCGATTTATTGGACGGCCCGGCGGCATGCGAAGTCGATGAACCGCATCCTGGTGCCCGTGGATAACGTGATGCGTAATACGCGCGTGTTGGCGCGCCGGGCGGAGATCATGATGCTGGACGAGGTCGAGCCGCCGGAGGAGATGATCGAGCTGATGCGCGGCATCTCTAACGAGCTGGGCCAGCTGGGTGCGTTGTTCGCCGAGGGCGGTACGCGCGGCACCCGCGACGAGGCGGTGGAGATCCCGGAGATCGTCCGCGCCCTGCAGAAACTCGCAGCGGAGGCGGACCTGGCCATCGCGGAGGGTACAGGTTTGTCGGGCACGGTGGTGTTGGCGCAGTGCCGCTCTATTATTGTTGACGCCCTTCAGGTCTGTGGCTATTCGCGTGAGTCGGCTATGGCGTTTCTGCGGCCGACGGTGGATCGGCCGTGGCAGCCGCCAGAGGTGTGGGACGACCTGGAGGAATAA